A section of the Pimelobacter simplex genome encodes:
- a CDS encoding 3-methyladenine DNA glycosylase produces MDTWQERATAHAARIDAYVAPHLARRESHVKHPVFDFLFTYYSYRPAQLRRWHPGYGTTLPASAEHASLKGYGPVGSAVGDGVGVGVTAAYLASQRPLVEALHRLLTATAGRTPHFGCFGLHEWAMVYRLTEDETRHADWPLRLGPDGTDAVVEGHRIACSHFDAYRFFTPPARPLNTLSPGRDDRVAFEQPGCLHAGMDLYKHAFRLSPLICSDLVADCFELAWDVRVLDMRAAPYDLADLGFAPVRIETAEGKAAYAEAQREFAERAAPLRNQLIEECRRLLSRVPTVTG; encoded by the coding sequence GTGGACACCTGGCAGGAGCGAGCGACGGCGCACGCCGCCCGCATCGACGCCTACGTCGCCCCGCACCTCGCGCGCCGCGAGTCGCACGTGAAGCACCCGGTCTTCGACTTCCTGTTCACCTACTACTCGTACCGGCCGGCGCAGCTGCGCCGCTGGCACCCGGGGTACGGCACCACGCTGCCGGCGTCGGCCGAGCACGCCTCGCTCAAGGGGTACGGGCCGGTGGGCTCGGCTGTCGGCGACGGCGTCGGCGTCGGCGTCACGGCTGCGTACCTGGCCTCGCAGCGGCCGCTGGTCGAGGCGCTGCACCGCCTCCTCACCGCGACCGCCGGCCGTACGCCCCACTTCGGCTGCTTCGGCCTGCACGAGTGGGCCATGGTCTACCGCCTCACCGAGGACGAGACCCGCCACGCCGACTGGCCCCTGCGCCTGGGCCCGGACGGCACCGACGCCGTCGTCGAGGGCCACCGGATCGCCTGCTCGCACTTCGACGCCTACCGCTTCTTCACTCCCCCGGCCCGGCCGCTGAACACGCTCTCCCCCGGGCGCGACGACCGCGTCGCGTTCGAGCAGCCGGGGTGCCTGCACGCGGGCATGGACCTCTACAAGCACGCCTTCCGGCTCTCCCCGCTCATCTGCTCGGACCTCGTCGCGGACTGCTTCGAGCTCGCCTGGGACGTGCGGGTGCTCGACATGCGGGCGGCGCCGTACGACTTGGCGGACCTGGGGTTCGCGCCGGTGCGGATCGAGACGGCGGAGGGCAAGGCGGCGTACGCGGAGGCGCAGCGGGAGTTCGCGGAGCGCGCGGCACCGCTCAGGAACCAGCTCATCGAGGAGTGCCGGCGCCTGCTCTCGCGCGTCCCTACAGTGACGGGATGA
- a CDS encoding fumarylacetoacetate hydrolase family protein, whose amino-acid sequence MRIVRFTTGEEPSYGVLTGDLDEYGQPGDDAVVVGLAGDPLYVGIKLLDKEYRLEDIRLLAPVLPRSKVVGIGRNYAAHAAELGNEVPSEPMMFLKPNTSVIGPDDVIRYPRQSTNVHYEGELAVVIGRICRDVPAEQATDVIHGYTIANDVTARDLQKADGQFTRAKGFDTFCPLGPWIETDLDPHDFAEGRRVQTFLNGEVVQDGTTADMIFDVPALVAHVSSVMTLLPGDVILTGTPEGVGPLQVGDEVEISIAGLGTLTNKVEARA is encoded by the coding sequence GTGCGCATCGTCCGATTCACCACAGGCGAGGAGCCGTCCTACGGCGTCCTCACCGGCGACCTCGACGAGTACGGCCAGCCCGGGGACGACGCCGTGGTCGTCGGCCTCGCCGGCGACCCGCTCTACGTCGGCATCAAGCTGCTCGACAAGGAGTACCGGCTCGAGGACATCCGCCTGCTGGCGCCCGTCCTGCCCCGCAGCAAGGTCGTCGGCATCGGCCGCAACTACGCCGCCCACGCGGCCGAGCTGGGCAACGAGGTGCCGAGCGAGCCGATGATGTTCCTCAAGCCGAACACCAGCGTGATCGGCCCCGACGACGTGATCCGCTACCCGCGCCAGTCCACGAACGTGCACTACGAGGGCGAGCTCGCCGTCGTCATCGGGCGGATCTGCCGCGACGTCCCGGCCGAGCAGGCGACCGACGTCATCCACGGCTACACGATCGCCAACGACGTGACCGCGCGCGACCTGCAGAAGGCCGACGGGCAGTTCACCCGGGCCAAGGGCTTCGACACGTTCTGCCCGCTGGGGCCGTGGATCGAGACCGATCTCGACCCGCACGACTTCGCCGAGGGCCGCCGGGTGCAGACCTTCCTCAACGGCGAGGTCGTCCAGGACGGTACGACGGCCGACATGATCTTCGACGTGCCCGCACTCGTCGCGCACGTGTCCAGCGTGATGACGCTGCTGCCGGGCGACGTCATCCTCACCGGCACCCCCGAGGGTGTCGGCCCCCTGCAGGTCGGTGACGAGGTCGAGATCTCGATCGCCGGTCTGGGAACCCTCACGAACAAGGTGGAAGCACGCGCATGA
- a CDS encoding sulfite exporter TauE/SafE family protein, whose translation MWLVAVFALAGGLAQLVDGTLGMGFGVTSATVLLALGVAPATASAATHAAKLPTTFVSGISHWRAGNVDKAVLLRVAVPGAIGGFAGAVILTSISLEAAKSSMAGLLLFFGLVILARFGFGFRIIPTPKSGHTARWLSPIGLLGGFVDATGGGGWGPVVTPSLMTVTTHEPRRVVGTTNAAEFVVALSVSTGFITGAAHQDIPWLPVIGLVIGGVIVAPIAARLAGRLPHAPMGAMVGGLVILVNAVTVVGAIGDLHIALDVVLIVGWLALVGRIAWVAWGRERRTASGGQPALV comes from the coding sequence ATGTGGCTGGTCGCCGTGTTCGCACTCGCCGGCGGGCTCGCGCAGCTCGTCGACGGGACGCTCGGCATGGGCTTCGGGGTCACCTCGGCCACCGTCCTGCTCGCCCTCGGCGTCGCCCCCGCCACGGCCAGCGCCGCCACCCATGCCGCGAAGCTGCCGACCACCTTCGTCTCCGGCATCTCGCACTGGCGGGCCGGCAACGTCGACAAGGCGGTGCTCCTGCGCGTCGCCGTCCCGGGCGCGATCGGCGGCTTCGCCGGCGCCGTCATCCTCACCTCGATCAGCCTGGAGGCCGCCAAGTCGTCGATGGCCGGCCTGCTGCTCTTCTTCGGCCTCGTCATCCTCGCCCGCTTCGGCTTCGGCTTCCGGATCATCCCGACCCCCAAGTCCGGCCACACCGCCCGCTGGCTCTCGCCGATCGGCCTCCTCGGCGGCTTCGTCGACGCCACCGGAGGCGGCGGCTGGGGCCCCGTCGTCACCCCCAGCCTGATGACCGTCACCACCCACGAGCCCCGCCGCGTCGTCGGTACGACGAACGCCGCCGAGTTCGTCGTCGCCCTCTCGGTCTCCACCGGCTTCATCACCGGCGCCGCCCACCAGGACATCCCGTGGCTGCCGGTCATCGGCCTCGTCATCGGCGGCGTCATCGTCGCCCCCATCGCCGCCCGCCTCGCCGGCCGGCTCCCGCACGCCCCGATGGGCGCGATGGTCGGCGGGCTGGTCATCCTGGTCAACGCGGTGACCGTCGTCGGCGCGATCGGCGATCTGCACATCGCGCTGGACGTCGTACTGATCGTGGGGTGGCTGGCGCTGGTCGGGCGGATCGCCTGGGTGGCGTGGGGGCGGGAGCGTCGTACGGCTTCGGGCGGGCAGCCGGCACTCGTCTGA
- the gltX gene encoding glutamate--tRNA ligase, with protein sequence MSNVRVRMAPSPTGSPHVGMIRTALFNWAFARHHGGTFVFRIEDTDKERSTTESLDSILDLMRWLGLDWDEGPEVGGPHAPYFQSERSDKYADALARLKDSSHTYDCYCTNDEAAARRKAAGSKVQGYDGFCRELTQDQVDAFVADGRKPVVRFRMPDGSITWNDLVRGEVSFETEFVPDFALARANGDPLYTLVNPVDDALMEITHVLRGEDLLSSTPRQIALYEALKAVGIAKATPEFGHLPYVMGEGNKKLSKRDPEAHALAYRDQGYLPEGLLNYLALLGWAIAADRDVFSLEEMVEAFDVTDVVPNPARFDLKKCDAINAAHMRLLSTDEITHRVLPFLKRDGVVGDPVGDADAQLLELAMPLVAERINKLSEASGLLAFLFVDEADFAVDPEDAEKQLGEAGRPVVQAAHDALAALGTWSTDAIQTALQDALVEGLGLKPRNAFGPVRVAVTGKRISPPLFESLELLGRDRSLGRLQRALG encoded by the coding sequence ATGAGCAACGTACGAGTCCGGATGGCGCCGTCCCCGACGGGCAGCCCCCACGTCGGCATGATCCGGACCGCCCTCTTCAACTGGGCGTTCGCCCGCCACCACGGCGGCACGTTCGTGTTCCGCATCGAGGACACCGACAAGGAGCGCAGCACCACCGAGTCGCTCGACTCGATCCTCGACCTGATGCGCTGGCTCGGTCTCGACTGGGACGAGGGCCCCGAGGTCGGCGGCCCGCACGCGCCGTACTTCCAGAGCGAGCGCAGCGACAAGTACGCCGACGCGCTCGCCCGGCTCAAGGACAGCAGCCACACCTACGACTGCTACTGCACCAACGACGAGGCTGCCGCGCGCCGCAAGGCCGCCGGCTCCAAGGTCCAGGGGTACGACGGCTTCTGCCGCGAGCTCACCCAGGACCAGGTCGACGCGTTCGTCGCCGACGGCCGCAAGCCCGTCGTCCGGTTCCGGATGCCCGACGGCTCGATCACCTGGAACGACCTGGTCCGCGGCGAGGTGAGCTTCGAGACCGAGTTCGTGCCGGACTTCGCGCTGGCCCGCGCCAACGGCGACCCGCTCTACACGCTGGTCAACCCGGTCGACGATGCGCTGATGGAGATCACCCACGTCCTGCGTGGCGAGGACCTGCTGTCGTCGACGCCGCGCCAGATCGCCCTCTACGAGGCGCTCAAGGCGGTCGGCATCGCGAAGGCGACGCCGGAGTTCGGCCACCTGCCCTACGTCATGGGCGAGGGCAACAAGAAGCTCTCCAAGCGCGACCCCGAGGCCCACGCGCTGGCCTACCGCGACCAGGGCTACCTGCCCGAGGGGCTGCTCAACTACCTGGCCCTGCTGGGCTGGGCGATCGCGGCCGACCGCGACGTCTTCTCGCTCGAGGAGATGGTCGAGGCGTTCGACGTCACCGACGTCGTCCCCAACCCGGCGCGCTTCGACCTCAAGAAGTGCGACGCGATCAACGCGGCCCACATGCGCCTGCTCTCCACCGACGAGATCACCCACCGGGTGCTGCCGTTCCTCAAGCGCGACGGCGTGGTCGGCGACCCGGTCGGCGACGCCGACGCCCAGCTCCTCGAGCTCGCGATGCCGCTGGTGGCCGAGCGGATCAACAAGCTCTCCGAGGCCAGCGGGCTGCTCGCCTTCCTCTTCGTCGACGAGGCCGACTTCGCCGTGGACCCCGAGGACGCCGAGAAGCAGCTCGGCGAGGCCGGCCGGCCCGTGGTCCAGGCCGCCCACGACGCGCTCGCCGCGCTGGGCACCTGGTCGACCGACGCGATCCAGACCGCGCTCCAGGACGCGCTCGTCGAGGGCCTGGGGCTCAAGCCCCGCAACGCCTTCGGCCCGGTCCGGGTCGCGGTGACCGGCAAGCGGATCTCGCCGCCGCTGTTCGAGTCGCTCGAGCTGCTCGGTCGCGACCGCAGCCTCGGACGGCTGCAGCGTGCCCTCGGCTGA
- a CDS encoding RCC1 domain-containing protein: MLLTRLLRTVLPLLLAAVLLTGAPGAADAATKRTVSITAAPAQAMAGSSVTLTGRLTRSPKGTPLVVQRKVGAGWAKVASVRTKNKSGAYTVKLARTTTPGTSYYRAVAPKRGKLKAATSRAVAVVSQTSVAVGLTVDPVSVVDGIPTPVTLSGTVRPFAAGTTVTLQSRSGAVWVPVTTAKLSATGAFTATTTASGEMTYRATVPAGGPRLAGVSPARTLGATAPIPVIETSSLPNGVQGTPYSKQLSAAGDPVGTWSVSGLPNGLTYVPATGVISGTPTTPGISNVTIGFTQTANGVAANPVLLPLQVTAAPPPVISTSSLPDGLQGTAYSKQLAVVGNPAGTWSVAGLPNGLTYAAATGLISGTPTAAGTSSVTIGFTQTSTGVAATPVVLPLLVAAPPPPVISTSSLPDGLQGTAYSKQLAAVGSPAGTWSVTGLPNGLTYAAATGVISGTPTATGTSNVTIGFTQTSTGVPAVAKVLSLRVDAPAVAPATVRLSAGGQYGCRVNADHTVDCWGYNFAQQLGQQLDLQNPRNPTPTQVGTSSDWVDVSAGGAAQWAHVCGIRANRSLWCWGSNIDGELGQPGAGTEFVPKRVDVGRNWAAVSSGYAHTCAVTTDGQLWCWGNDTFGQLGRPGDAAPDRVGTRSDWKSVSAGYTHTCATTTGGQLWCWGFNPRGQLGDGTTNGSDVPVREGSNGTTWAAVSVSAGTSCALKTDATLWCWGYNAHGETGTGSPGTDRLLPTQVGAASDWESVSATGAGGLGNHACAVNTGGQLWCWGYNGDGEVGTGDTTQRVTPTRVGTDSDWAQVATGGSMTYALKDDGTQRSWGNNFQGQLGTGAINAGSLSPVTILP, encoded by the coding sequence GTGCTGCTCACACGCCTGCTCCGCACTGTCCTGCCGTTGCTCCTCGCGGCCGTCCTCCTCACCGGTGCGCCCGGTGCCGCCGACGCGGCGACCAAGCGCACCGTGAGCATCACGGCCGCCCCGGCCCAGGCCATGGCCGGGTCGAGCGTGACGCTCACCGGCCGGCTGACCCGCTCCCCGAAGGGGACACCGCTGGTCGTCCAGCGCAAGGTCGGCGCCGGGTGGGCGAAGGTGGCGTCGGTGCGGACGAAGAACAAGTCCGGCGCCTACACCGTCAAGCTCGCCCGTACGACGACGCCCGGCACGTCCTACTACCGCGCGGTGGCGCCCAAGCGCGGCAAGCTCAAGGCGGCGACGTCGCGGGCGGTCGCCGTGGTCTCGCAGACCTCGGTCGCGGTCGGGCTCACCGTCGACCCCGTCTCGGTCGTGGACGGCATCCCGACGCCGGTGACGCTGAGCGGCACGGTCCGCCCGTTCGCCGCCGGGACGACGGTCACGCTCCAGAGCCGGTCCGGCGCCGTGTGGGTGCCGGTGACGACCGCGAAGCTCAGCGCGACGGGCGCCTTCACGGCGACGACGACGGCCTCGGGGGAGATGACCTACCGGGCGACGGTCCCGGCGGGCGGGCCCCGCCTCGCCGGCGTCTCGCCTGCCCGGACGCTCGGCGCCACCGCGCCGATCCCGGTGATCGAGACGTCCTCGCTGCCGAACGGCGTGCAGGGCACGCCGTACTCGAAGCAGCTCAGCGCGGCCGGCGACCCGGTCGGGACATGGTCGGTGAGCGGTCTGCCGAACGGGCTGACCTATGTCCCCGCGACCGGCGTCATCAGCGGTACGCCGACGACACCCGGCATCTCGAACGTCACCATCGGCTTCACCCAGACCGCGAACGGAGTCGCCGCGAACCCCGTCCTCCTGCCGCTGCAGGTGACGGCCGCACCGCCGCCGGTGATCTCCACCTCCTCGCTGCCGGACGGGCTGCAGGGCACGGCGTACTCCAAGCAGCTCGCCGTGGTGGGCAACCCGGCCGGCACCTGGTCGGTGGCCGGTCTGCCCAACGGGCTGACCTACGCCGCCGCGACCGGCCTGATCAGCGGTACGCCGACGGCCGCGGGCACGTCCAGCGTCACGATCGGCTTCACCCAGACCTCGACGGGAGTCGCCGCGACGCCGGTGGTCCTGCCGCTCCTGGTCGCCGCACCGCCGCCGCCCGTGATCTCCACCTCCTCGCTGCCCGACGGCCTGCAGGGCACGGCGTACTCCAAGCAGCTCGCCGCGGTCGGCAGCCCGGCCGGCACCTGGTCGGTGACCGGTCTGCCCAACGGCCTGACCTACGCCGCCGCGACCGGCGTCATCAGCGGTACGCCGACGGCCACGGGCACGTCCAACGTCACGATCGGCTTCACCCAGACCTCGACCGGCGTCCCCGCCGTCGCCAAGGTGCTCTCACTGCGGGTCGACGCCCCCGCGGTGGCCCCGGCGACGGTGCGGCTCAGCGCGGGCGGGCAGTACGGCTGCCGGGTCAACGCGGACCACACGGTCGACTGCTGGGGCTACAACTTCGCGCAGCAGCTCGGCCAGCAGCTCGACCTCCAGAACCCGCGCAACCCCACGCCCACCCAGGTCGGCACGTCCAGCGACTGGGTGGACGTCTCGGCCGGCGGGGCGGCGCAGTGGGCGCACGTCTGCGGGATCCGCGCCAACCGCAGCCTGTGGTGCTGGGGCTCCAACATCGACGGCGAGCTCGGTCAGCCCGGCGCCGGCACCGAGTTCGTGCCGAAGCGGGTGGACGTCGGGCGCAACTGGGCCGCGGTCAGCTCGGGCTACGCCCACACCTGCGCGGTCACGACCGACGGTCAGCTCTGGTGCTGGGGCAACGACACCTTCGGCCAGCTCGGCCGGCCCGGGGACGCGGCACCGGACCGGGTCGGTACCCGCAGCGACTGGAAGTCGGTCTCCGCCGGCTACACCCACACCTGCGCCACGACCACCGGGGGCCAGCTGTGGTGCTGGGGGTTCAACCCCCGCGGCCAGCTCGGCGACGGTACGACGAACGGCTCGGACGTCCCGGTGCGGGAGGGCTCGAACGGCACGACCTGGGCCGCCGTCTCGGTCAGTGCCGGCACCAGCTGCGCCCTCAAGACCGACGCGACGCTGTGGTGCTGGGGCTACAACGCCCACGGCGAGACCGGCACCGGCAGCCCCGGCACCGACCGGCTCCTGCCGACCCAGGTCGGTGCGGCCAGTGACTGGGAGTCGGTCTCGGCGACCGGCGCCGGCGGCCTGGGCAACCACGCCTGCGCGGTCAACACCGGCGGCCAGCTCTGGTGCTGGGGCTACAACGGGGACGGCGAGGTCGGCACGGGCGACACCACCCAGCGGGTCACGCCGACCCGCGTCGGCACCGACTCCGACTGGGCCCAGGTGGCGACCGGCGGCAGCATGACCTACGCCCTCAAGGACGACGGGACGCAGCGGTCGTGGGGCAACAACTTCCAGGGTCAGCTCGGCACCGGCGCCATCAACGCGGGCAGCCTGTCGCCGGTGACGATCCTGCCCTGA
- a CDS encoding CPBP family glutamic-type intramembrane protease, translating into MPSADPAPHLRYDELHRLGPAGAWRPFAGIPSLVVLFFMGQVVLSVVLTTLLVAGGDTSKEAVENLSGDVTTPAFLALVNLGWAVAIPMVWLVARALHDQRPGWVASVVGVFRWRWFAVCLGLAVVSLGLTFLVSTVLPDQGAGSVDVGGGANPWTSTVRDFLLVIVLLTPLQAAGEEFVFRGYLAQAFGGLAARFGSRTGAAVAVVVPAVLFALAHGLGQDVPIFFDRLAFGLVAGLLVLLTGGLEAGIAMHVLNNFFAFGLALAFGDMTSALNPSGGTWWAIPVTLTQSVSYLLLAVLAARRMGVAARTDPATIGAILEARRGRV; encoded by the coding sequence GTGCCCTCGGCTGACCCCGCCCCGCACCTCCGGTACGACGAGCTCCACCGGCTCGGGCCGGCGGGCGCCTGGCGGCCCTTCGCCGGGATCCCGTCCCTCGTCGTGCTGTTCTTCATGGGGCAGGTCGTCCTCAGCGTCGTCCTGACGACGCTGCTGGTGGCCGGGGGCGACACCTCCAAGGAGGCCGTCGAGAACCTGTCCGGCGACGTCACGACGCCCGCCTTCCTGGCGCTGGTCAACCTCGGCTGGGCGGTCGCCATCCCGATGGTGTGGCTGGTCGCCCGGGCCCTGCACGACCAGAGGCCCGGCTGGGTGGCGTCGGTCGTCGGCGTCTTCCGGTGGCGCTGGTTCGCGGTGTGCCTGGGCCTCGCCGTGGTCTCGCTCGGCCTGACCTTCCTCGTCTCGACCGTGCTGCCCGACCAGGGCGCCGGCTCCGTCGACGTCGGCGGGGGAGCCAACCCCTGGACGTCGACCGTGCGCGACTTCCTGCTCGTCATCGTGCTGCTCACCCCGCTCCAGGCGGCGGGGGAGGAGTTCGTCTTCCGGGGCTACCTCGCGCAGGCCTTCGGCGGGCTCGCCGCCCGCTTCGGGTCCCGGACCGGCGCGGCGGTCGCGGTCGTCGTACCGGCGGTGCTGTTCGCGCTCGCCCACGGCCTCGGCCAGGACGTCCCGATCTTCTTCGACCGGCTGGCCTTCGGTCTCGTCGCCGGCCTGCTCGTGCTGCTCACCGGCGGCCTCGAGGCGGGCATCGCGATGCACGTGCTCAACAACTTCTTCGCCTTCGGCCTGGCCCTCGCCTTCGGCGACATGACCAGCGCGCTCAACCCGAGCGGCGGCACCTGGTGGGCCATCCCGGTGACCCTGACCCAGTCGGTGAGCTACCTGCTCCTGGCCGTCCTCGCCGCCCGCCGCATGGGTGTCGCGGCGCGCACCGATCCCGCCACCATCGGGGCCATTTTGGAGGCGCGGCGGGGCCGCGTGTAG